Below is a window of Stigmatopora nigra isolate UIUO_SnigA chromosome 3, RoL_Snig_1.1, whole genome shotgun sequence DNA.
aaaagtatacattttttgtatgacattagattagattttgaTTAGATTCAGGTATGGTTTAGGTCAGGTTTTGGTCAGGTTTGCTTAGGTTAGGTTCTGTTAGGTTCGCCTAGTTTAGGTTTGCTTAGGTTTTGTTAGGTTTGCttaggtttggttaggtttggttaggtttgCTTTGGCtagatttgatttgattaacctttattcatcccgtattagggaaattcagtttgtatcagtagcaagcacagacaatGGCAACTCACTcgtaacagaacaaacaaatttaaatgaacttggattaatatatagacacactcaaacatacgcttattgtaactttacacaactgaattctaatttttttaattttatttttacctttgTTCTCCGGGTTAGCTGTTTGTCACGCATTCACCTTCACGTTCGCTATCAAAAAATTGCCTGCGATTGGCCTCCTGCCAAAAAATTCCTAAAATGAtgcgcacaaatgtcctcacaataggataacgcacgtcCACtggccaacgagaagtagtcttgattTAGCGATCGCTCCGTTAATGGGAGCTAGCAGGCTAAAGGCTGAAAGATTGCAACGCTCTGatcagtgctcgcagagacgttACAAAGAGGTATATAGTTGtgaccagagatattacacgaGGAGTTGCGCGAGATAGCGCCAGTGCcattgatgttcttatgagcaccCAACGAGAAGTAATGTACTATACTGCTCGTATTAGCGATTGCTCTGGCATTTgcgctgagtgacggaaaaaaacactgaaaaaatgcaacgctccgcccagtgctcatagatatctgttataaacgaaagagatgcggcaaaaaagacattgcgctacaatgataaacagcctctcatgtcttggccacctggctttctcgcatctcaaaaTCTTTCTCGTAtatagagataattattttctcgaaattttcctcgtatctcgagctGCTCGGGTGAtatgctttgttttttgttgttgttttttaaaattttatttttcaagaattaACTAAAGAAAATAGGAAACTTTCTGAAAAGCATTTGAAAATTACATAATGTTGTTACATATTATTGATCTCTATTTTTGTATGCGTTGCTGGTAAATGGCACTAGGAAAAAGGGTCACAAAATCCCTCTACATTTGACAGCTCTGTGATATCATTACACTTGAACTTGTTATGTAGCGAGCATCcctttttgtacaattttgcaGATGCTAGTCAAATACCTGGTTTAGAGTTTTATAATTCACCTTTTCTGTGCTTTTGCTGCTTTATCTATTCATTTAAATCTTTTTGCGGTAGAGAAAATGAATGCGATAAGCCACAAGGGTCATGGCGGTGCTGGAGCTCATTTCAACCAACTTTTGGCAGAagggccaatcgcagggcacaataagACAGACAACCCTTCAATCTTACACCTATGAATAATTAGGTGTCCAATTAGCCTTGTATGCATGTCTTTgagatgtgggaagaaattaGAGTACCTacaaaaaacccacgcaagcgaaaaacaaacaaactcaacTCTACATAAGATTGTCAGAGCTTAGAGTTCAACCCTCAGATCTGTGAGGCCAACCCGCTATTGAACCACCCTTCATTCAAGTGGCTCGTTCACATGGTCGTGCTTTTGGATTAGTATCGTAATACTTGCTTTACGTGTGCTTCTTTTGGGGTAATTCTGTCTCAACACTTTTCACTATTTTAGGTGTCCTATGAAGATGTGGAAAAGTTGCGACATTTAGCAGTGATGCAGAATGCCAGAATCCCACATTTCATGCGAGACCCGGAGCGGTATCTTCAACAACTAGATAACATAGTGGCTGTGAACGAAGTTGATGATTCTACGTTGGAGCAGTTGCTTCCATGACTTCCTCATCCCAGCTGAAGCTGGAGGAGCCTTGGAAGAACTGCTGGAAGCCTCGATGGACTTTGACGTCACGCGCTGGCCTGGTTGGCACTTAAATGATTCAGTATTAGCAATGATTTGAGCatttagaaaggaaaaaaaaaccttaaatgatatccaaaaaaaatggacttgtaCTGTACACTTCCAGCTAAATTTACTCTTTTGtctaatgcatgtttttaaggATTTACACACAATCTCACTTTCAATCGTGCTATGGTATCACCTCAATATACACCATACGTTGTGTAAATCTAGAATTGATGTACTCTTTAAAACTAATACCTATACAAGACACTGCTGCAAATTGAttcaagaaatacattttttcttccattattattatttttttaacctattaatgtcattttattggATTTGGAAGAGAAATGGTGTTGCAAATGTCCTTTTCCaagctatttttaatttttgcttGCCTCTGCAAAAAGGATAACTTGAACATAATTGAATATTTAAACTTGAACTCATCAATCCAATTGGGCATGCTGGTGAAAAAATTATAATGTTGAGTGCATTATTTAGTTACCTCATAAAATATCCTGAAATTGGCACCATATCGCTCCCAAAACTTTGACGAGTCTTAAAAGTAGGATTAATTTTTAACGTCTGTTTGATAGAATAACTCATTTTACTCATACGTTCAAATTTTGAAGTCAATTGGAAATTAAATTTGAGACGAATGCCAAGTAAagctttaattattattttttagatatattttttattttatttttataatttatatatttttattatctttaacaaaagaaatggctgaatgttaagaccaatcgtatgtatacatgtgcatctgtgtatgtatatatattttttttttcagcaacacgcttatttattaacttatttattacctatttatttatgtctaaaatgtcttttcgtgtctgtattctcaccttcttattactgtgacagtgaaatttcctgaatgtgagataaataaagttatctaatctattctaatttgaaaaataaattcaatgccctttgaatttaaaaaaaaaaaatacaattatcacAATTATCGATGTCTCCCTCGTGCTCTCATGCATGAGTTACACACTGCAAGCTTTTGTGATTTCATTTACAATTCCACACAGAATTAATTAATTGGAGTAAAccagaaaaatgcatagattcaTACAGTATGCAGCATTTTGCGTGGCCACAGTTGCATCCTACCACCCGGCTGTCAGAGAGCCAGAAAATTCACACATTGATTAGTAACACTCTTCATGAAATAGAGTTGAATGTGGTAAAATCTTTGGCTAGGAGATAACACTacgggaaaataaatgaactttTAACCAGACTATGGACTGACCCCTTTTCGGGAACCAAGCTGCTTAGAAAGCCACAGCATACTGATGATTTAGGAAGTGGAGAATgtgtaatggaaaaaaagcattaccGCACATTCTCGcttataagccgcatttgtagaaaaataaaacaaaaatgaggactgaatcaagggtactgCTTATAACCAAACAATACTTACATCGTTGCTATACTTTTTCACCAGTAAATGTCggcttgtatgtagaggtaccactgtatataaatgCACTGTGACAAAAACAAAGACGACTGACAATGTTTAAATCTTATGTTATTAATATTAACTTGGTTATTCCATATGTGTGTTACTATATCATTAATTCCACTAGTTGTTTTAAGACATTGTAAAGGTCAATTAATCAATTATATATAAAGGGCAGCTAATTCTAAGTGCCTACCTCtacttctaaaaataaaaaacagaccacatttaaaaaaaacaaaaacagctgaCTAACCATGACGGCAAAGCATCTCTCTTCAGCGGGGCATTGTGTAAGAGAGCCAAACAGCTAGCCTCAGAAAGCAATCACTGTGTTTTGTGTCGAATATTTCTTCTTGCAGTTAGATAAAATTTGGTTGAAGCTTTGTGGCCCGCTGGCAGCATTGTTGCTAAAAATGTGTAGTTACATGTGCACCATAATCCTAATAATCtcagtttttttcatgtgttgGCATCAGTGTATACCTGGGATTTGCTGCTGGCTAGAGGTGAAATCGGGTCGAAAAATATCGAGCCTGACCAGATTCGGtgaattaacttgatttgcagtACCCAGTCCGAGGCCAACccaaaatttcatattttatttgtgaggatgtacgtaaacatgtttttttagctgATAAACACTGACATAACATGGAAACCAAGCAAACACTGTGCCTGCCACTGTAGGGGAGAGTGGGGTTTGCTGTCACATGTATCACTTCATTTTATCAATATGTTCCAATGAGCACATCTTGGaataattattcatttgttACAGGGAGGCTTGGTTTGGATTTCACAtccttttaggttttttttaaacagtgacTTTAActgttttattgtcattctaaGACAGTCAGGCTGTTTGTGACTACCATTCCCAAACTCTGTGGCATTGCTTTTCACTTTCCTTATATGCACatattattgctttttttttgtttcagcctTACTGGACAATCATCGTTTGCCAATGACGGCAATACACGCCCAAACCATTGTGATTTAGATCCACAAATACTTTGAACATCTTGTGCTGTCATCGGCAGCCActgtcatacctgtcaacctctgcagataactgcccttataaatgattatgattcccagTACAAACCCCACAAAatacgtacaaacaccgtacaacacatgtttactcgcggtaactcgtttcttactaggtgcctcctccatgcttgcttccatgatatttactctatgtatatctacgcatgcgcatgtcatcctttatcaatATTGCCGAACGCACggctaaaaaaatggaggataatttttgctggtataccgtgacaatagtaacgatcgatgacagtagcgtcgttggctaccagcctacgagactatctggattttagccaaaacggtcttgttgagatcgcttttcataaatattggcgatttttttaaatttattttttccccgtacaaaagtcggtgtacggcgtacatgatttgaaatggtaaaaaaaactataaaacgtacaagttgacaggtatgcactgTTTAAAATGTAGATGTTTTTCCAGTAAAGAAATGATCTAGGTCCAACATCTTTTTAATGTGCACAATCTTTTGCTGTACCACTTCATCTTTTGACTTTAATCTTGAAAATCTTAAcaattaatttgaaatatttcatcGGACACGATCATCTGCAACTTCATGACAATTAGAAATCATTTCAACTTTGTCTTGAACAGATATTTTCACCGGGAATACACAAAATTACTGTCAACTTCTGCATGTGTCCCTACATTTAAAACAGCTATTCAATGTAAAACCTgacacaataaaaatgaataccAGCATTCATAAAATCCATATACACTTTGATATTCCTGAAGGTGGTTTATTTTACATGTGCGCACAGTTAAGAACAGGAgtctaaattgtattttttttcttctttttttaggtTTCAAGCCTAATTCATTGTCCATGATTTAAATTCATCAAACCATTGGTTAAATATACTGTAAAAAGTTGTACATTTCCGTCAGTACAAATAAAAGTACGTTACATCTCGAGGCTGTTCGGAGTCCAGTCCACAAGTATAGATGAGGAATCTTGAAAGGATTTACTAAGCCTCATGCCTTAGTTTTAACCTACTATAGTATTTTCCTAATTCCTTACTAGTGAACATTGTTTGATAGTTTATCAGCATAAAAGTTCAAACAGAAACTTAAAACTCTTGCAAAAATACCAGCAAGCTTactcataaaaaataaagcaacaaaactacattttaaatgtttacatGAGCGCGTACACACAATCTATGATAACAGGGTAGACTATTCAATGAATCAGTAGTTATAAATATTACGTTGTGCATTTCTATAGCACATGTCAAGTGTTCTTATGACATGATAGGTATTTGTTAGTTACCAACTGTCATCTGTTCAATACAAAGATgcaacaacactttttttttaataggacaTAAGCTATACTTTTCACAAATCcactttagttttttgttttcctctgaTGGTATtcttctaaataaaaaaaaaaaacctataataCAATAGTGAGATTACGTGTGATAAATACTCATGCACAGACAATACTATCTATGGTCTAAAATGCGAAAATATACTGCTGCACAGGGCTAACACTGTGCACGGATGGGAAGTAGTCGGCTATTACAAAACATCAACTCAATAAAACAAGATCCGTGTAGAAAAACAAAAGGCACATGGACGTCATATACAAGAGCATACACGTGACAACTGTCTTGCCACCCACAACACAGTATACAGTTAAAAGAACAGATGCAATAACGTCACATGCAACATTTGGGAGGATGGGGAGGGGTAGTCCCACACATGGTGCTCATCAAATGAAGCTGTCTCTACTTTTTACATCACACAATCCTTTTTTCCCGTTATAAACCGCTCAAAGAATCCTGATCTTGAATTTCGCCTTTTATACTCAATTGGATCCGCCAGCAGTAGATACTGTACAACAAGACAGATAGAAAAGGTGAGCGCCAAGTCTGTAACACATCCAGGAATCGATCACGGGATGCAGGGCGCTTCTGGGAAACTCTCTCCTTCGGCAGTATGCTGGACCGTGTGTTCCTGTAGAGCGGCGAGGTCGACAAAGCGCTCACCACACCACACGCATTTAAACTGCGTCTCCCGGGAGTGAACGCTCTGATGCTTAGCCAGGTGCTCGCGTTGCTTGAAGCTCTTGTCGCAGCTGGCGCACTTGAAAGGTTTCTCCCCGGTGTGGACGCGGCGGTGGCGTTGGAGCTCGGACGAGTACCTGAAGCGTTTCTCACAGTCGGGACATTTCAGCGGTTTCTCGCGGGTGGGGTCGCAGCGATGCTGGACAAACTCTGAGGAGGACACAAAGCGCTTGTCACACAGAGAGCATTTCAACGGTTTCTCTGCGCAGTGAGTGTTTTGGTGGCGCTGAAGAGTGGAGTTCTTTTTGTAACCCTTGCCGCACACATCGCACTTGTAGGGCTTCTCTACTTCCCCTCCGCATTTGTGCCTTAGCAGTTCCCCGGATTGGCTGAAAGACTTTTGGCACGAGGCGCACTTGAACAAGCTTTCCATGCCGTGCACCTGCTGATGGTAGAGCAGGTGGGAGGGCTGAAGAAAGCCTTTGTCGCAGAGGTTACACTTGAAGGGACGCTCGGCCGGATTTTTATGAGTGCGACGGTGGCGTACGAGGGCGTACTGCTGCTTGAAGCTCATCTGGCACTCCTCGCACTGGAACGGTCTCTCCTCGGAATGAGTGCGTTCGTGCTGCCGCAGGTCCGACGGGCGCTTGAAGCTCTTGCCGCACGAGCCGCATCGGAAAGGCCGTTCTCCTTCGGGCTGGCATTGATGGTGCAAGAGCTCGGAGGACTCCTTAAAGTGCATTTCACACAGGTTGCACTTGAACAGGTGCTCGCCCGAATGGGCGTACATGTGTCGCACAAGGTGGGAACGGTGCTTAAAGCTCTTCTCGCACACAGCGCATTTATACGGTCGCTCGGAGCTGTGCGTGCGTTGGTGATGGGCCAGGTGCGAGGACTGACTGAAGCTTTTATCGCACGTGTCGCATTTGTACGGCTTCTCACCCGTGTGCACCCTTTCGTGACGAGTTAGCTCGGACAAATGG
It encodes the following:
- the LOC144194583 gene encoding uncharacterized protein LOC144194583, whose amino-acid sequence is MTEAWQQQQQQHTVAPPSVVHTLSQSTDTLACTVYGVVLQPDSSLQQQQQLGQQHVVQAQQAPMQLGAERVHKCGACGHDISHLANPHEHQCMVTQDRSFQCTQCMKIFSQATDLLEHQCVQVEQKPFVCGVCKMGFSLLTSLAQHHNSHGNGNNPMKCSICEKTYRPGSGNVTPTSSAANPQQPSAGETSGGGAAISASSPPAFEASAPDRPYKCSVCHKSFRHLSELTRHERVHTGEKPYKCDTCDKSFSQSSHLAHHQRTHSSERPYKCAVCEKSFKHRSHLVRHMYAHSGEHLFKCNLCEMHFKESSELLHHQCQPEGERPFRCGSCGKSFKRPSDLRQHERTHSEERPFQCEECQMSFKQQYALVRHRRTHKNPAERPFKCNLCDKGFLQPSHLLYHQQVHGMESLFKCASCQKSFSQSGELLRHKCGGEVEKPYKCDVCGKGYKKNSTLQRHQNTHCAEKPLKCSLCDKRFVSSSEFVQHRCDPTREKPLKCPDCEKRFRYSSELQRHRRVHTGEKPFKCASCDKSFKQREHLAKHQSVHSRETQFKCVWCGERFVDLAALQEHTVQHTAEGESFPEAPCIP